A window from Falsibacillus albus encodes these proteins:
- a CDS encoding sporulation protein: protein MWKEFLSSIGIGNMKVDTIVRNPRLSRKDRIEGEIVIYGGNIVQKVDAILLSLLYRYEEIKEDSDFTQHEREIMEKSISDIGKIKPKETKRIPFEIALESDHPLTHGSSETVLRTILLIPNSINPQDEDTIVVVE, encoded by the coding sequence ATGTGGAAGGAGTTTTTGTCAAGCATCGGGATTGGGAATATGAAAGTGGATACGATCGTTCGTAATCCAAGACTGAGTAGGAAGGATAGAATCGAAGGGGAAATTGTGATTTACGGGGGGAATATCGTTCAAAAGGTGGATGCCATTCTGCTTTCGTTGTTATACAGATATGAGGAAATCAAAGAAGACAGTGATTTTACCCAACATGAAAGAGAAATCATGGAGAAAAGCATAAGTGATATTGGCAAAATCAAGCCGAAAGAAACGAAGCGCATTCCTTTTGAAATCGCCTTGGAAAGTGATCATCCTCTCACACATGGATCATCTGAAACCGTGTTAAGAACGATTTTATTAATCCCTAATTCCATCAACCCTCAGGATGAAGACACGATAGTCGTAGTGGAATAA